TCGGTGGCCGCGACCACGAGGATCGCGCCGTCCATCTGGGCCGCGCCGGTGATCATGTTCTTGATGTAGTCGGCGTGACCCGGGCAGTCGACGTGCGCGTAGTGGCGCTTCTCGGTCTGGTACTCGACGTGCGCGATCGAGATCGTGATGCCGCGCTCACGCTCTTCCGGCGCCTTGTCGATCTGGTCGAACGCTGACGCCTCGTTGACGTCCGGGTACTTGTCGTGCAGGACCTTGGTGATGGCAGCCGTCAGCGTCGTCTTGCCATGGTCGATGTGACCGATGGTCCCGATGTTGACGTGCGGCTTGGTCCGCTCGAACTTGGCCTTCGCCACTTGGTGTCCCTCCTAGGACGGGTTCCTACGCCGTACGACGGCTGGTCTTCTTGGTGTTGCCGGGTTGGCTTACTCGCCGTGGGCCTTCGCGATGATTTCCTTCGCCACGTTGCTGGGCACCTCGGCGTAGGAGTCGAACTGCATGCTGTAGCTCGCCCGGCCCTGCGTCTTCGACCGCAGGTCGCCGACGTAGCCGAACATCTCCGAGAGCGGCACCGTGGCGCGCACGATGCGGTTGCCACCGCGCTCGTCCATCGCCTGGATCTGGCCGCGTCGTGCGTTGAGGTCGCCGATCACGTCGCCCATGAAGTCCTCGGGGGTGGTGACCTCGACGGCCATCATCGGCTCCATGAGGACGGGGTCCGCGCGGCGCGCGGCCTCCTTGAAGACCATCGAGCCGGCGATCTTGAACGCGAGCTCCGAGGAGTCGACCTCGTGGTAGGCGCCGTCCTGCAGCGTCACCTTGACGTCGACCATCGGGTAGCCGGCGAGCACGCCGAACTCCATGGCTTCCTGGCAGCCGGCGTCCACCGACGGGATGTACTCCCGCGGGATGCGGCCACCCGTGACCTTGTTCTCGAACTGGTAGCCGCCGCCGCCGTCCTCGCCTTCGGCGTGGCTGGGCTCGAGGTCGATGAGGACCTTCGCGAACTGGCCGGAGCCACCGGTCTGCTTCTTGTGGGTGTACTCGACACCCGTGACCGCGCGGCGGATCGTCTCGCGGTAGGCAACCTGCGGCTTGCCGACGTTGGCCTCGACGCTGAACTCGCGCCGCATCCGGTCGACCAGCACCTCGAGGTGCAGCTCGCCCATCCCGGCGATGATGACCTGGCCGGTCTCCTCGTCGGTGCGGACCTGGAAGGTCGGGTCCTCCTCGGAGAGCCGCTGGATGGCGGTCGAGAGCTTCTCCTGATCGGCCTTCGTCTTCGGCTCGATCGCGACGTGGATGACCGGAGCCGGGAAGTCCATCGACTCGAGGATCACCGGCTTGTCGATGTCACAGAGCGTGTCGCCGGTGGTGGTGTCCTTCAGACCCACGACCGCGACGATCTGGCCGGCGCTGACGCTGCCGCGATCCTCCTGCTTGTTCGCGTGCATCTGGTAGATCTTGCCGATCCGCTCCTTGCGGTCC
The Mycobacteriales bacterium DNA segment above includes these coding regions:
- a CDS encoding GTP-binding protein, whose translation is MAKAKFERTKPHVNIGTIGHIDHGKTTLTAAITKVLHDKYPDVNEASAFDQIDKAPEERERGITISIAHVEYQTEKRHYAHVDCPGHADYIKNMITGAAQMDGAILVVAATDGPMPQTREHVLLARQVGVPYIVVALNKADMVDDEEILELVELEVRELLSSQEYPGDD
- the fusA gene encoding elongation factor G, with the translated sequence MTTAVASDLAKTRNIGIMAHIDAGKTTTTERILYYTGINYKIGEVHEGAATMDWMEQEQERGITITSAATTCQWADHTINIIDTPGHVDFTVEVERSLRVLDGAVAVFDAVAGVEPQSETVWRQADRYDVPRICFVNKMDRVGAEYHRCVEMIVSRLNAVPLVTQLPWGVEGDFKGVIDLVQMKGLLWQSDDKGSTYDVVQIPSDHAEAAREWREKLLETLAENDDAIMELYLEGQEPDLETLKAGIRRATIASKLNPVLCGTAFKNKGVQPMLDAIVDYLPSPLDITSIQGHAMGKPDEVVERHADDNEPFSALAFKIMSDKYFGKLTYIRVYSGKLEAGTQVLNSTKDRKERIGKIYQMHANKQEDRGSVSAGQIVAVVGLKDTTTGDTLCDIDKPVILESMDFPAPVIHVAIEPKTKADQEKLSTAIQRLSEEDPTFQVRTDEETGQVIIAGMGELHLEVLVDRMRREFSVEANVGKPQVAYRETIRRAVTGVEYTHKKQTGGSGQFAKVLIDLEPSHAEGEDGGGGYQFENKVTGGRIPREYIPSVDAGCQEAMEFGVLAGYPMVDVKVTLQDGAYHEVDSSELAFKIAGSMVFKEAARRADPVLMEPMMAVEVTTPEDFMGDVIGDLNARRGQIQAMDERGGNRIVRATVPLSEMFGYVGDLRSKTQGRASYSMQFDSYAEVPSNVAKEIIAKAHGE